The following coding sequences are from one Ancylobacter sp. TS-1 window:
- a CDS encoding NAD(P)H-quinone oxidoreductase, whose amino-acid sequence MTDLPATMTAIGLPSPGGPEALVPEPRPVPVPGKGEILVKVAAAGVNRPDVMQRKGLYPPPPGASDVPGLEIAGEVVGLGEGAGAWKIGDKVCALVSGGGYAQYCLADAGAALPVPAGLSMIEAAALPETFFTVWTNVFDLAGLKAGESFLVHGGTSGIGTTAIQLAKAFGATVFTTAGSAEKCAVCRELGADVAIDYKNEDFVAVIKEKAPGRGVNVILDMVGGSYIARNYEAAAPQGRIVQIAFMEGSKVQIDYMRLMLKRLSHMGSTLRSRPKAEKAVIAAALRERVWPLIEAGTVKPVLDRIFPLEKASEAHARMETSAHIGKIMLSVG is encoded by the coding sequence GTGACCGACCTGCCCGCCACCATGACCGCCATCGGACTGCCGAGCCCCGGCGGGCCGGAAGCCCTGGTTCCCGAGCCGCGGCCGGTGCCGGTGCCCGGAAAGGGCGAGATACTGGTCAAGGTCGCGGCGGCCGGCGTCAACCGGCCGGACGTGATGCAGCGCAAGGGCCTGTATCCGCCCCCGCCCGGCGCCTCCGACGTTCCCGGCCTGGAGATCGCCGGCGAGGTGGTCGGCCTCGGCGAGGGCGCCGGCGCGTGGAAGATCGGCGACAAGGTGTGCGCGCTGGTCTCGGGCGGCGGCTACGCCCAGTACTGCCTCGCCGATGCCGGCGCGGCGCTGCCGGTGCCCGCCGGCCTCTCGATGATCGAGGCGGCGGCGCTGCCGGAAACCTTCTTCACCGTGTGGACCAATGTGTTCGACCTTGCCGGGCTGAAGGCCGGCGAGAGCTTCCTCGTGCATGGCGGCACGTCCGGCATCGGCACCACGGCGATCCAGCTTGCCAAGGCCTTCGGCGCGACGGTGTTCACCACCGCCGGCAGCGCGGAGAAGTGCGCGGTCTGCCGCGAACTCGGCGCGGATGTTGCCATCGACTACAAGAACGAGGATTTCGTCGCCGTCATCAAGGAGAAGGCGCCCGGTCGCGGCGTCAACGTCATCCTCGACATGGTCGGCGGCTCCTATATCGCCCGCAATTACGAGGCGGCCGCGCCGCAGGGGCGCATCGTGCAGATCGCCTTCATGGAAGGCTCCAAGGTGCAGATCGACTATATGCGGCTGATGCTCAAGCGGCTCTCGCATATGGGCTCGACCCTTCGCTCGCGCCCCAAGGCCGAGAAGGCGGTGATCGCGGCCGCGCTGCGCGAGAGGGTCTGGCCGCTGATCGAGGCCGGCACGGTGAAGCCGGTGCTCGACCGGATCTTCCCGCTGGAGAAGGCCAGCGAGGCGCATGCGCGCATGGAGACCAGCGCGCATATCGGCAAGATCATGCTGAGCGTGGGGTGA
- a CDS encoding ABC transporter transmembrane domain-containing protein, with the protein MTVTQAASRPSEGLPTASAPRPRLSPLKALWPHIVRYRARAAAALAALTVAAIATLVVPIAVRRMIDFGFDESHAGFIDRYFGVMIGVVAVLAVASAARYYLVMTLGERVVADLRTQVFTHVLTLDGGFYDTAKSGELISRLTADTTQIKSAVGASASIALRNIMLFFGATVMMVVTSPWLSATLLIAIPVIVAVLIGAGRGVRKRSRGAQDTLAEASAFAAEAIGAVRSLQANTAEAAASARFGGEVEHAFNAASDAVRARAWLTGFGIFLVFASVVGILWAGANAVLAGAMTAGTLGQFVLYAVLAASGLGQLGEVWGEISQAAGATERIAELLAEKPKVGRPADPVALPEPARGEVAFVDVAFAYPTRPDTPALAGVSFRVAPGERVAVVGPSGAGKSTLFQLLLRFYDPQAGRVEIDGVDIARAEPEAVRSRIALVPQDVAIFATTIRENIRLGRPDATDAEVEEAGRLARADEFVARLPDGWETAVGERGVTLSGGQRQRLAIARAILRRAPILLLDEATSALDAESETLVQQALDRSMQGRTTLVIAHRLATVLSADRILVMEGGRVVEEGTHASLVAQGGLYARLATLQFGEALR; encoded by the coding sequence ATGACCGTGACACAAGCCGCCTCCCGTCCTTCCGAGGGCCTGCCCACCGCCTCCGCCCCCCGCCCGCGCCTGTCGCCCCTGAAAGCGCTCTGGCCGCACATAGTACGCTACCGCGCCCGCGCCGCCGCCGCGCTGGCCGCGCTGACGGTCGCCGCCATCGCGACACTGGTGGTGCCGATCGCCGTGCGGCGGATGATCGATTTCGGCTTCGACGAGAGCCATGCCGGCTTCATCGACCGTTATTTCGGCGTGATGATCGGGGTGGTCGCGGTGCTCGCGGTCGCCTCGGCGGCCCGCTACTACCTCGTGATGACGCTCGGCGAGCGCGTTGTGGCGGACCTGCGCACGCAGGTCTTCACCCATGTCCTCACCCTCGACGGCGGCTTCTACGACACCGCCAAGTCGGGCGAGCTGATCTCGCGGCTGACCGCCGACACCACGCAGATCAAGTCGGCGGTGGGCGCCTCCGCCTCCATCGCGCTGCGCAACATCATGCTGTTCTTCGGCGCGACGGTGATGATGGTGGTGACGAGCCCCTGGCTCTCCGCCACGCTGCTGATCGCCATTCCCGTCATCGTCGCCGTGCTGATCGGCGCCGGGCGCGGCGTGCGCAAGCGCTCGCGCGGTGCGCAGGACACGCTGGCGGAAGCCTCCGCCTTCGCCGCCGAGGCCATCGGCGCGGTGCGCTCGCTGCAGGCCAACACTGCCGAGGCCGCCGCCTCCGCCCGCTTCGGGGGCGAGGTGGAGCATGCCTTCAACGCGGCGAGCGACGCCGTGCGGGCGCGCGCCTGGCTCACCGGCTTCGGCATCTTCCTTGTCTTCGCCAGCGTGGTCGGCATCCTGTGGGCGGGCGCCAACGCGGTGCTCGCCGGCGCGATGACGGCGGGCACGCTCGGCCAGTTCGTGCTCTACGCGGTTCTGGCGGCGAGCGGGCTCGGCCAGCTCGGCGAGGTCTGGGGCGAGATTTCGCAGGCCGCCGGCGCCACCGAGCGCATCGCCGAACTGCTGGCCGAGAAGCCCAAGGTCGGGCGGCCGGCGGACCCGGTGGCCCTGCCCGAGCCGGCGCGCGGCGAAGTGGCCTTCGTGGACGTCGCCTTCGCCTACCCCACGCGGCCCGACACGCCGGCCCTTGCCGGGGTGAGCTTCCGCGTCGCGCCGGGCGAGCGCGTCGCCGTGGTCGGCCCTTCCGGCGCGGGCAAGAGCACGCTGTTCCAGCTCCTGCTGCGCTTCTACGACCCGCAGGCCGGGCGCGTGGAAATCGACGGGGTCGATATCGCCCGGGCCGAGCCCGAGGCGGTCCGCTCGCGCATCGCGCTGGTGCCGCAGGACGTCGCCATCTTCGCCACCACCATCCGCGAGAATATCCGCCTTGGGCGCCCGGACGCGACCGATGCGGAGGTCGAGGAGGCCGGACGCCTCGCCCGCGCCGACGAGTTCGTCGCGCGCCTGCCCGATGGCTGGGAGACCGCCGTGGGCGAGCGCGGCGTGACGCTCTCCGGCGGCCAGCGCCAGCGCCTCGCCATCGCCCGCGCGATCCTGCGCCGCGCGCCGATCCTGCTGCTCGACGAGGCCACCTCCGCGCTCGACGCCGAAAGCGAGACGCTGGTGCAGCAGGCCCTCGACCGCTCCATGCAGGGGCGCACCACGCTGGTCATCGCGCACCGGCTCGCCACCGTGCTCTCGGCCGACCGCATTCTGGTGATGGAGGGCGGACGCGTGGTCGAGGAAGGCACCCATGCCAGCCTGGTGGCGCAGGGCGGGCTCTACGCCCGGCTCGCCACGCTCCAGTTCGGCGAGGCGCTGCGCTAG
- a CDS encoding DMT family transporter, producing the protein MEKPLNSATGADAAPFSDRLVGVACALLAVSIWGGWIVSTRHAVHGHLPPETVGWLRFIVPAIVLAPAWWRVGIIPRKGLGPFILCFLGAGAIFFLIVGNAMRFVPAADVGPLLPGTMPLIVALVSVLFLRERLGWLRAVGFLCIALGVLTLGGRGVLFPEDGAWRGHLLLLAGACMWAGNTIAFRRTGMKPTEIVGLAGLWSIIILTPTGLPGVIHAVSDGYGREVLLQLLIQGLLSGVVALVAFGMAIERLGPSRAAAFTGLVPALAALIAVPVLGEHPDLPAIIGVAATGLGVALASGAFGAGRAGR; encoded by the coding sequence ATGGAAAAGCCCCTCAATTCCGCTACCGGAGCGGATGCCGCGCCATTCTCCGACCGGCTGGTCGGCGTCGCCTGCGCGCTGCTCGCCGTCTCGATCTGGGGCGGGTGGATCGTCTCCACCCGCCACGCCGTGCACGGCCACCTGCCGCCGGAGACCGTCGGCTGGCTGCGCTTCATCGTGCCGGCCATCGTGCTGGCGCCGGCCTGGTGGCGCGTCGGCATCATCCCCCGCAAGGGGCTCGGACCCTTCATCCTGTGCTTTCTCGGCGCGGGCGCGATCTTCTTCCTCATCGTCGGCAATGCCATGCGCTTCGTGCCGGCGGCCGATGTCGGGCCGCTGCTGCCCGGCACCATGCCGCTGATCGTGGCGCTGGTCTCGGTGCTGTTCCTGCGCGAGCGGCTGGGATGGCTGCGGGCGGTGGGCTTTCTGTGCATCGCGCTCGGCGTGCTGACGCTGGGCGGGCGCGGCGTGCTGTTTCCCGAGGACGGCGCCTGGCGCGGCCATCTGCTGCTTCTCGCCGGGGCGTGCATGTGGGCCGGCAACACCATCGCCTTCCGCCGCACCGGCATGAAGCCGACCGAGATCGTCGGGCTGGCCGGCCTGTGGTCGATCATCATCCTCACCCCGACCGGCCTGCCGGGCGTCATTCATGCGGTCTCGGACGGCTATGGCCGCGAGGTGCTGCTGCAATTGCTGATTCAGGGCCTGCTGTCGGGCGTCGTCGCGCTGGTCGCCTTCGGCATGGCCATCGAGCGCCTCGGCCCCTCGCGCGCGGCCGCCTTCACCGGGCTGGTGCCGGCGCTCGCCGCGCTGATCGCGGTGCCGGTGCTGGGCGAGCACCCGGACCTTCCCGCCATCATCGGCGTCGCCGCGACGGGGCTCGGCGTGGCGCTGGCGAGCGGCGCCTTCGGGGCGGGACGGGCGGGGCGTTAA
- a CDS encoding DUF1192 domain-containing protein — MAIDDELFPLAGLKKASAHEIGADLSVLSETEIEERIAHLAAEIERLKVALEKKRASRAAAENVFKL; from the coding sequence ATGGCGATCGACGACGAGCTGTTTCCTTTGGCCGGCCTGAAGAAGGCGTCCGCGCACGAGATCGGCGCCGACCTGTCGGTGCTTTCCGAGACCGAGATCGAGGAGCGCATCGCCCACCTCGCCGCCGAGATCGAGCGCCTGAAGGTGGCGCTGGAGAAGAAGCGCGCCTCGCGCGCGGCGGCGGAGAACGTCTTCAAGCTCTGA
- a CDS encoding sulfite exporter TauE/SafE family protein translates to MSYDPALVWAFLTALVAGVTRGFSGFGGALIFVPLVSAAFGPKVAAPTLLVIDTLMTLPFLLPALRACIWRQVAPFAFGAVVAVPAGVWVLDHIDPMALRWALAMLSLALLVLLISGWRHSGRHGLPTTLGVGVVAGFCGGAAQMSGPAVVAYWLGSGQPSALVRANLFGFFALVTLASGTAYAAHGMFTAEVGRLSLLLGPAYALGLYAGARSFHGASDRAYRIAAYWVIAAAALFSLPLFDALLGR, encoded by the coding sequence ATGTCCTACGATCCGGCCCTCGTCTGGGCCTTCCTCACCGCGCTTGTCGCCGGCGTCACCCGCGGCTTTTCCGGCTTCGGCGGCGCGCTCATCTTCGTGCCGCTGGTCTCGGCCGCCTTCGGGCCGAAGGTCGCCGCGCCGACGCTGCTCGTCATCGACACGCTGATGACGCTGCCCTTCCTGCTGCCGGCGCTGCGGGCCTGCATCTGGCGGCAGGTCGCGCCCTTCGCGTTCGGCGCGGTGGTGGCGGTGCCGGCCGGCGTGTGGGTGCTCGATCACATCGACCCGATGGCGCTGCGCTGGGCGCTGGCGATGCTCAGCCTCGCTTTGCTGGTGCTGCTGATCTCCGGCTGGCGCCATTCCGGCCGGCACGGCCTGCCGACGACGCTCGGGGTCGGCGTGGTCGCCGGCTTCTGCGGCGGCGCGGCGCAGATGTCCGGCCCGGCCGTCGTCGCCTACTGGCTGGGCAGCGGCCAGCCCTCGGCGCTGGTGCGGGCGAACCTGTTCGGCTTCTTCGCCCTCGTCACGCTCGCCAGCGGCACCGCCTATGCCGCGCACGGCATGTTCACCGCCGAGGTCGGCCGGCTGTCGCTGCTGCTCGGCCCGGCCTATGCGCTCGGCCTCTATGCCGGCGCGCGCTCGTTCCACGGCGCCTCGGACCGCGCCTACCGCATCGCCGCCTATTGGGTGATCGCAGCGGCGGCGCTGTTCAGCCTGCCGCTGTTCGACGCGCTGCTGGGCCGCTGA
- a CDS encoding N-acetyltransferase, translating to MTDPLPAVLARFEWSRMPAMTDLWVEAWQETIPEIDFEARRGWLCHRIGTLIDEGAVIEVALGAATPEGGDGPLLGFVSVHPATGYVDQLVVHPDHWGEGVANRLVAAAVAHSPACLTLDVNEQNERAVRFYEKAGFTVIGHGMNPTSGRPTLRMERRAV from the coding sequence ATGACCGATCCCCTGCCTGCCGTGCTCGCGCGCTTCGAGTGGAGCCGCATGCCGGCCATGACCGACCTGTGGGTCGAGGCGTGGCAGGAGACCATACCGGAGATCGACTTCGAGGCCCGGCGCGGCTGGCTCTGCCACCGCATCGGCACGCTGATCGACGAGGGCGCGGTCATCGAGGTCGCCCTGGGCGCCGCCACGCCGGAGGGCGGGGACGGGCCCTTACTCGGCTTCGTCTCGGTGCACCCGGCAACCGGCTATGTCGACCAGCTGGTGGTGCATCCCGACCATTGGGGGGAGGGCGTGGCAAACCGCCTCGTCGCCGCCGCCGTCGCCCATTCGCCCGCCTGCCTCACGCTGGACGTCAACGAGCAGAATGAGCGCGCCGTCCGCTTCTACGAGAAGGCGGGCTTCACCGTGATCGGCCACGGCATGAACCCGACCTCCGGCCGCCCGACGCTGCGCATGGAGCGCAGGGCGGTCTGA
- the ruvC gene encoding crossover junction endodeoxyribonuclease RuvC: protein MAPLPIRIVGLDPGLRRTGWGVIEAAGTRLTFVACGTVMPPEEGGLATRLACLHTELAAVLRTYLPDEAAVEETFVNVNPASTLKLGQARGVVMLTPALAGVPVAEYAALLVKKTVVGAGRADKAQIRMMIKVLLPQADFTTDDAADALAVAVTHAQHRGMAALKARMAAAG, encoded by the coding sequence ATGGCGCCGCTTCCGATTCGCATCGTCGGGCTCGATCCCGGCCTCCGCCGCACCGGCTGGGGGGTGATCGAGGCTGCGGGTACGCGCCTGACCTTCGTCGCCTGCGGCACCGTGATGCCGCCCGAGGAGGGCGGGCTCGCTACCCGCCTCGCCTGTCTCCACACCGAGCTTGCCGCCGTTCTGCGCACCTATCTGCCGGACGAGGCGGCGGTGGAGGAGACCTTCGTCAATGTGAACCCGGCCTCGACGCTCAAGCTCGGGCAGGCGCGCGGCGTGGTGATGCTGACCCCGGCGCTGGCGGGCGTGCCGGTGGCCGAATATGCGGCTCTGCTGGTCAAGAAGACCGTGGTCGGCGCCGGGCGGGCCGACAAGGCGCAGATCCGCATGATGATCAAGGTGCTGCTGCCGCAGGCCGACTTCACCACCGACGATGCCGCCGACGCGCTTGCGGTCGCCGTCACCCACGCGCAGCATCGCGGCATGGCGGCGCTTAAGGCGCGGATGGCGGCGGCGGGATGA
- a CDS encoding peptidoglycan -binding protein: protein MALGRARRGERHIDYWPGFVDALSTLLLVFVFLLSVFVLAQFVLTQEIGSKDDAMARLQAQIRELTDLLALERANDADSESQIGALRASLLQLEQERDLLREAATSTATPEEMAEAKQRAATLSRELGNEQDAAAQAAAQIAILNQQISALRRQIAALEEALSISEQKDKESQSRLADLGRRLNVALAQRVQELTRYRSEFFGRLRTILGDRPDVRVVGDRFVFQSEIFFDPASAVVRPDAVSALDKLASALVQLEKEIPSDLAWVLRVDGHTDNRPISTPQFPSNWELSAARSIAVVSYLAQKGVSPQHLVAAGFGEYQPIDPGDSDEARARNRRIELKLTER, encoded by the coding sequence ATGGCCCTGGGACGCGCCCGGCGCGGCGAACGCCATATCGACTACTGGCCCGGCTTCGTCGACGCGCTGTCGACGCTGCTCCTCGTCTTCGTGTTCCTGCTGTCGGTCTTCGTGCTGGCGCAGTTCGTGCTGACGCAGGAAATCGGCAGCAAGGACGACGCCATGGCCCGGCTGCAGGCGCAGATCCGCGAACTGACCGACCTTCTGGCACTGGAGCGCGCCAACGACGCCGATTCCGAGAGCCAGATCGGCGCGTTGCGCGCCAGCCTGCTCCAGCTTGAGCAGGAGCGCGACCTGCTGCGCGAGGCAGCGACCTCCACCGCCACGCCCGAGGAGATGGCCGAGGCCAAGCAGCGCGCCGCCACGCTCTCCCGCGAGCTTGGCAATGAGCAGGATGCCGCCGCCCAGGCCGCCGCCCAGATCGCCATTCTCAACCAGCAGATCTCTGCCCTGCGCCGGCAGATCGCGGCGCTGGAGGAGGCGCTGTCGATCTCCGAGCAGAAGGACAAGGAGAGCCAGTCTCGCCTCGCCGATCTCGGCCGGCGGCTCAACGTCGCGCTCGCCCAGCGGGTGCAGGAGCTCACGCGCTACCGCTCGGAGTTCTTCGGACGGCTGCGCACGATTCTCGGCGATCGCCCCGACGTGCGGGTGGTGGGCGACCGCTTCGTCTTCCAGTCGGAGATCTTCTTCGATCCCGCTTCGGCGGTGGTCCGGCCCGATGCCGTGTCGGCGCTCGACAAGCTCGCCAGCGCACTCGTGCAGTTGGAGAAGGAGATACCCTCCGACCTCGCCTGGGTGCTGCGCGTCGACGGGCATACCGACAACCGGCCGATCTCGACGCCGCAATTCCCCTCGAACTGGGAGCTGTCGGCGGCGCGCTCCATCGCCGTGGTTTCCTATCTCGCCCAGAAGGGCGTATCGCCGCAGCACCTTGTCGCCGCCGGATTCGGGGAGTACCAGCCGATCGATCCCGGCGACAGCGACGAGGCGCGGGCCCGCAACCGCCGCATCGAGCTGAAGCTCACCGAGAGATGA
- a CDS encoding YebC/PmpR family DNA-binding transcriptional regulator, translating to MAGHSQFKNIMHRKGKQDAVRSKLFSKLAREITVAAKLGLPDPNMNPRLRAAILAARAENMPKDNIDRAIKKAQGGDAENYDEIRYEGYGPGGVAVIVEALTDNRNRTASEVRSYFTKSGGSLAETGAVSFMFDRIGTVEFDAAKASADDMLEAAIDAGADDVTSDEHGHEIVCSVENLHEVARALEAKFGEPKKSGLVWRPQNTVAVDDEVAEKLIRLVDNLNDNDDVQNVYANFELSDAFVAKMSD from the coding sequence ATGGCCGGGCATTCGCAATTCAAGAACATCATGCACCGCAAGGGCAAGCAGGACGCGGTGCGCTCCAAGCTGTTCTCCAAGCTGGCGCGTGAAATCACCGTCGCCGCCAAGCTCGGCCTGCCCGACCCCAACATGAACCCGCGCCTGCGCGCCGCCATTCTCGCGGCCCGCGCCGAGAACATGCCCAAGGACAATATCGACCGCGCCATCAAGAAGGCGCAGGGCGGCGACGCGGAGAACTATGACGAGATCCGCTACGAGGGCTACGGCCCCGGCGGCGTCGCCGTCATCGTCGAGGCGCTGACCGACAACCGCAACCGCACCGCCTCGGAAGTGCGCTCCTACTTCACCAAGTCGGGCGGCTCGCTGGCCGAGACCGGCGCGGTCTCTTTCATGTTCGACCGCATCGGCACGGTCGAGTTCGACGCGGCCAAGGCCTCGGCCGACGACATGCTGGAAGCCGCCATCGACGCCGGCGCCGACGACGTGACCTCCGATGAGCACGGCCATGAGATCGTCTGCTCGGTGGAGAACCTGCACGAGGTCGCCCGCGCGCTCGAAGCCAAGTTCGGCGAGCCGAAGAAGTCGGGCCTCGTCTGGCGCCCGCAGAACACGGTGGCGGTGGATGACGAGGTGGCGGAGAAGCTGATCCGCCTCGTCGACAACCTCAACGACAATGACGACGTGCAGAACGTCTACGCCAATTTCGAGCTGTCCGACGCCTTCGTCGCCAAGATGAGCGACTGA
- the rpmE gene encoding 50S ribosomal protein L31 → MKSDIHPDYHFVKVVMTDGTEYTTRTTWGKEGDVLQLDIDPTSHPAWTGGSQQLLDRAGRVSKFQKKFAGFLKA, encoded by the coding sequence ATGAAGAGCGACATCCATCCCGACTACCACTTCGTCAAGGTGGTGATGACGGACGGCACCGAGTACACGACCCGGACGACCTGGGGCAAGGAGGGCGACGTCCTCCAGCTCGATATCGATCCGACCTCGCACCCGGCCTGGACCGGCGGCTCGCAGCAGCTGCTCGACCGCGCCGGCCGCGTGTCCAAGTTCCAGAAGAAGTTCGCGGGCTTCCTCAAGGCCTGA
- a CDS encoding DUF1465 family protein, with protein MDGFRNDTQADGPAMGQTVLLAERRLASPAFAALFREGMELIDESAAYLDGEGRAASRELSRAALACYAQQSMRLSTRLMQLASWLLLRRAVAEGEMDEDAARREAGKIDIVGTPRDMDHEALLPEPLLDLILRSHELQRQIRQIDATLTLPPPDEVRPNAVAGQIGQLRRAFESR; from the coding sequence ATGGACGGTTTCCGGAACGATACGCAGGCGGACGGGCCGGCCATGGGGCAGACGGTGCTTCTGGCCGAACGGCGCCTCGCCTCGCCGGCCTTCGCCGCGCTGTTCCGCGAGGGCATGGAACTGATCGACGAGAGCGCCGCCTATCTCGACGGCGAGGGGCGCGCGGCCAGCCGCGAACTCTCGCGCGCCGCCCTCGCCTGCTACGCCCAGCAGAGCATGCGGCTTTCCACCCGGCTGATGCAGCTCGCCTCGTGGCTGCTGCTGCGCCGCGCCGTCGCCGAGGGCGAGATGGACGAGGACGCCGCCCGCCGCGAGGCCGGGAAGATCGACATCGTCGGCACGCCGCGCGACATGGACCACGAGGCGCTGCTGCCCGAGCCGCTGCTCGATCTCATCCTGCGCAGCCACGAACTTCAGCGGCAGATCCGCCAGATCGACGCGACGCTCACCTTGCCGCCGCCGGACGAGGTGCGGCCGAATGCCGTGGCCGGCCAGATCGGGCAGTTGCGCCGCGCCTTCGAGAGTCGCTGA
- a CDS encoding TIGR00282 family metallophosphoesterase has product MRLLFLGDVVGRPGRLVVQQHLPRLREAWALDLVVVNGENAAGGFGITEAIYEEFLEAGADAVTLGNHSFDQREALVFIERAPRLIRPANYPPGTPGRGAALIEARSGAQVLVVNMMGRVFMDPLDDPFASIDRELDAAPLGQVADAAIVDFHAETTSEKQAFGHWCDGRASLVVGTHTHVPTADHRILPGGTAYMTDVGMCGCYDGVIGMDKEEPLRRFTRKIGSARFEPAAGEGTLSGLAVETDASGRAVKLAPVRLGGALEPAVPAFW; this is encoded by the coding sequence ATGCGCCTGCTTTTTCTCGGTGACGTGGTGGGGCGGCCCGGCCGTCTGGTCGTGCAGCAGCATCTGCCGCGCCTGCGCGAGGCGTGGGCGCTCGATCTCGTCGTGGTCAACGGCGAGAACGCCGCCGGCGGCTTCGGCATCACCGAGGCGATCTATGAGGAATTCCTCGAGGCCGGCGCCGACGCGGTGACGCTCGGCAACCATTCCTTCGACCAGCGCGAGGCGCTGGTGTTCATCGAGCGCGCCCCGCGCCTGATCCGTCCCGCCAACTACCCGCCCGGCACGCCGGGACGCGGCGCGGCGCTGATCGAGGCGCGCAGCGGCGCGCAGGTGCTGGTCGTCAACATGATGGGCCGCGTCTTCATGGACCCGCTCGACGATCCGTTCGCCAGCATCGACCGCGAGCTGGACGCCGCCCCGCTGGGGCAGGTGGCGGACGCGGCGATCGTCGATTTCCACGCCGAGACCACCAGCGAGAAGCAGGCTTTCGGCCATTGGTGCGACGGGCGCGCGAGCCTCGTGGTCGGCACCCACACCCATGTGCCGACCGCCGACCACCGCATCCTGCCGGGCGGCACCGCCTACATGACCGATGTCGGCATGTGCGGCTGCTATGACGGCGTGATCGGCATGGACAAGGAGGAGCCGCTGCGGCGCTTCACCCGCAAGATCGGCTCCGCGCGCTTCGAGCCGGCGGCGGGCGAGGGCACGCTGTCGGGCCTCGCGGTGGAGACCGACGCTTCCGGCCGCGCGGTGAAGCTGGCGCCGGTGCGCCTCGGCGGGGCGCTGGAGCCGGCGGTCCCCGCCTTCTGGTAG
- a CDS encoding 5-formyltetrahydrofolate cyclo-ligase, whose translation MPQCPFPSTDKADLRAQALAQRNALAPEARAAAAESAADHAMAWLGEVKGEVVSVFAPIGSEIATAPLVRRLREGGADIALPVVLAPGKPLIFRLWEPGVELEPSRGPGRFAIPAPPESAPAVTPDVLVVPLAGFDARGHRLGYGAGFYDRTLALLRRVKRIEAVGYAFAVQELPAVPDEPHDERLDAIATDGGIIRPVEE comes from the coding sequence ATGCCCCAGTGTCCCTTCCCCTCCACCGACAAGGCCGATCTGCGTGCGCAGGCGCTCGCGCAGCGCAATGCGCTGGCGCCCGAAGCGCGCGCGGCGGCGGCCGAGAGCGCGGCGGACCACGCCATGGCGTGGCTGGGCGAGGTGAAGGGCGAGGTGGTCTCCGTCTTCGCGCCGATCGGCTCCGAGATCGCCACCGCGCCGCTGGTGCGGCGGCTGCGCGAGGGCGGCGCCGACATCGCCCTGCCGGTGGTGCTGGCGCCCGGCAAGCCGCTGATATTCCGGCTGTGGGAGCCGGGCGTCGAACTCGAACCCTCGCGCGGCCCCGGCCGCTTCGCCATCCCCGCGCCGCCGGAAAGCGCCCCCGCCGTGACGCCGGACGTGCTGGTGGTGCCGCTCGCCGGCTTCGACGCGCGCGGCCACCGGCTCGGCTACGGCGCCGGCTTCTACGACCGCACGCTGGCGCTGCTGCGCCGGGTGAAGCGGATCGAGGCCGTGGGCTACGCCTTCGCCGTGCAGGAGCTTCCCGCCGTGCCGGACGAGCCCCATGACGAGCGGCTGGACGCCATCGCCACGGATGGGGGTATCATCCGGCCGGTGGAGGAGTGA